A window from Xiphophorus maculatus strain JP 163 A chromosome 17, X_maculatus-5.0-male, whole genome shotgun sequence encodes these proteins:
- the grip1 gene encoding glutamate receptor-interacting protein 1 isoform X10 gives MERFLALLRLLSRRRRGRRYRADDDYQEGYEDVYYYTSKYNTHLLNEGPYTKHSAGSRPPDGALAIRRQSIPVTCFSDEFRGCTVVELMKKEGTTLGLTVSGGIDKDGKPRVSNLRQGGIAARSDQLNVGDYIRSVNGINLAKFRHDEIISLLKNVGERVVLEVEYELPPVSVQGSGVIFKNVELTLHKEGNSFGFVIRGGTHEDRNKTRPIVITTVRPGGPAEREGTIKPGDRLLSIDGIRLHGSTLSEAMSILKQCGQEATLLIEYDVSVMDSVATASGPLLVEVAKAAGSSLGVALSTSMFCSKQVIIIDKVKPASIADRCGALHAGDHILSVDGKSMEFCSLAEATQLLSASCQTVRMEILPQHQARPALNAPQHVKVQRSPRPLPWETGGSAPILPPYHYNTYHPDQSGARSHNRHTNNPPLSHSFSPGSMSAYSLSSLNMSTLSRNMYPTSPRSTMMRRKAKKKDFKSSLSLASSTVGLAGQVVHTETTEVTLLGDGIMGFGLQLQGGVFATETLSSPPLIAYIDPDSPAERCGILQIGDRILSINGVPTEDSTLEETNQLLRDSSITAQLTLEIEFDVAESVIPSSGTFHVKLPKKPGVELGITISSPSNRKPGDPLIISDIKKGSVAHRTGTLELGDKLLAIDNIRVENCSMEEAVQILQQCEELVKLKIRKDEDNSDEQEVSGSIIYTVELQRYGGPLGITISGTEEPFDPIIISSLSKGGLAERTGAIHVGDRILAINSSSLKGKPLSEAISLLQQAGETVTLKIKKQGELSSPKTCVIGPGLGAGLNLDGQDGEEEPVITVVPPTNQRAFSTLPSVDSAVDSWDGSNMDSSFSTTAPFQSYSFHEWRGVKTTNSQSSARQRANPLSDLGLSDDDWDRPPLGGGSNLPSGKITDSRFSVGHDGTEPDQEENFWSQALEDLETCGQSGILRELEDSGNETGLLTLVSSLDSSTNRFTPP, from the exons atGAAGGGCCGTACACGAAGCACTCGGCCGGGTCGCGACCTCCAGATGGAGCGCTGGCCATCAGGAGGCAGAGTATTCCAG TGACTTGTTTTTCAGATGAGTTTCGGGGCTGCACGGTGGTGGAGCTGATGAAGAAGGAGGGAACGACGCTTGGACTCACCGTTTCAGGAGGAATTGACAAAGACGGAAAGCCTCGGGTTTCAAACCTGCGACAAGGAGGGATTGCTGCCAG GAGCGACCAGCTGAATGTGGGCGACTACATCCGCTCGGTCAACGGCATCAACCTGGCCAAGTTCAGACACGACGAGATCATCAGCCTGCTAAAGAACGTCGGGGAGCGAGTGGTGCTGGAGGTCGAGTACGAGCTGCCGCCTGTCT ccgtgcaggggtcaggggtcatttttaaaaatgtggaactGACGCTTCACAAAGAAGGGAACAGCTTCGGCTTCGTCATCAGAG GAGGAACGCACGAGGACAGGAATAAGACCCGCCCCATCGTCATAACAACCGTCCGGCCGGGTGGACCCGCCGAAAG AGAAGGAACGATCAAGCCGGGCGATCGGTTGCTAAGCATCGATGGGATTCGTCTCCATGGCAGCACGCTGTCGGAGGCCATGAGCATCCTGAAGCAGTGCGGCCAGGAAGCCACGCTGCTGATCGAGTACGACGTGTCGGTGATGG ACTCGGTTGCCACGGCGTCGGGGCCCCTGCTGGTTGAGGTTGCCAAGGCGGCAGGATCCAGTCTGGGCGTGGCTCTGTCCACCTCCATGTTCTGCAGCAAGCAGGTCATCATCATCGACAAAGTCAAACCAGCCAGCATAGCAGACAG GTGTGGCGCTCTTCATGCCGGGGATCACATCCTGTCTGTCGACGGGAAGTCGATGGAGTTCTGTTCTCTGGCTGAAGCCACTCAGCttctctctgcttcctgtcaAACCGTCCGCATGGAGATTCTGCCACAACACCAGGCCCGACCGGCCCTGAACGCACCGCAGCACG TCAAGGTGCAGCGTAGTCCCCGCCCCCTTCCCTGGGAAACTGGAGGCTCCGCCCCCATCCTCCCTCCCTACCACTACAACACCTACCACCCCGACCAATCAGGCGCCAGATCCCACAACCGCCATACAAACAACCCTC ctctcaGCCACTCGTTCTCTCCCGGCTCCATGTCGGCCTACAGCCTGTCGTCCCTCAACATGAGCACTCTGTCCAGGAACATGTATCCCACGAGTCCGCGCAGCACCATGATGAGGAGGAAGGCCAAGAAGAAGGACTTCAAAAGCTCCT TGTCTCTGGCCTCCAGCACGGTCGGCCTCGCCGGTCAGGTGGTCCACACGGAAACCACAGAGGTCACGTTGCTAGGCGATGGCATCATGGGGTTTGGCCTGCAGCTCCAAGGCGGAGTCTTTGCGACAGAGACGCTGTCGTCACCGCCGCTCATCGCCTACATTGACCCAGACAGCCCTGCAGAGAG gTGTGGCATCCTGCAGATCGGTGACAGGATCCTGTCGATTAACGGCGTCCCGACTGAAGACTCGACCTTGGAGGAAACCAACCAGCTGCTCAGAGACTCGTCCATCACGGCGCAGCTCACGCTGGAGATCGAGTTTGACGTGGCAG aGTCCGTCATTCCCAGTTCGGGGACATTCCATGTGAAACTCCCAAAAAAACCAGGAGTGGAGCTGGGAATTACCATCAGCT CTCCGTCCAACAGGAAACCAGGCGACCCTCTGATCATCTCTGACATCAAGAAAGGCAGCGTCGCTCACAG GACGGGAACCTTGGAGCTGGGAGACAAGCTGCTGGCCATCGATAACATCCGGGTGGAGAACTGCTCCATGGAGGAGGCCGTGCAGATCCTCCAGCAGTGCGAGGAACTCGTCAAACTCAAGATCCGCAAAGACGAAGACAACTCTG ATGAGCAGGAAGTGTCCGGCAGCATCATCTACACAGTGGAACTGCAGAGGTACGGTGGCCCATTAGGCATCACCATCTCAGGCACCGAGGAGCCCTTTGACCCCATCATCATCTCCTCGCTGAGCAAAGGAGGGCTGGCTGAGAG GACGGGGGCGATCCACGTGGGCGACCGCATCCTGGCgatcaacagcagcagcctgaAGGGGAAGCCTCTGAGCGAAGCCATCAGTCTGCTGCAGCAGGCGGGAGAGACGGTCACTCTGAAGATCAAGAAGCAAGGAGAGC TGTCGAGCCCAAAGACCTGTGTGATTGGTCCAGGCCTGGGGGCGGGGCTTAACCTGGATGGCCAGGATGGGGAGGAGGAGCCTGTCATCACTGTGGTGCCTCCGACCAATCAGAGAGCGTTCAGCACGCTGCCGTCAGTGGACAGCGCCGTGGACTCCTGGGACGGGTCCAACATGGACAGCAGCTTCTCCACCACAG CTCCTTTTCAGTCATACAGCTTCCATGAGTGGCGCGGCGTCAAGACGACCAACAGCCAATCGTCCGCCAGGCAGAGAGCCAATCCGCTGTCGGATCTGGGACTGAGCGACGACGACTGGGACCGCCCGCCGCTCGGAGG TGGCTCTAATCTGCCCAGCGGAAAAATCACTGACAGCAG GTTCTCCGTGGGTCACGACGGAACCGAACCCGACCAGGAGGAGAACTTCTGGTCTCAGGCGCTGGAGGACTTGGAGACGTGCGGTCAGAGCGGCATCTTACGAGAGCTGGAG gattctGGAAACGAGACGGGCCTCCTCACTCTGGTATCCTCCCTCGACTCCTCCACTAACCGTTTTACTCCTCCATAA
- the grip1 gene encoding glutamate receptor-interacting protein 1 isoform X7 has product MERFLALLRLLSRRRRGRRYRADDDYQEGYEDVYYYTSKYNTHLLNEGPYTKHSAGSRPPDGALAIRRQSIPVTCFSDEFRGCTVVELMKKEGTTLGLTVSGGIDKDGKPRVSNLRQGGIAARSDQLNVGDYIRSVNGINLAKFRHDEIISLLKNVGERVVLEVEYELPPVSVQGSGVIFKNVELTLHKEGNSFGFVIRGGTHEDRNKTRPIVITTVRPGGPAEREGTIKPGDRLLSIDGIRLHGSTLSEAMSILKQCGQEATLLIEYDVSVMDSVATASGPLLVEVAKAAGSSLGVALSTSMFCSKQVIIIDKVKPASIADRCGALHAGDHILSVDGKSMEFCSLAEATQLLSASCQTVRMEILPQHQARPALNAPQHALSHSFSPGSMSAYSLSSLNMSTLSRNMYPTSPRSTMMRRKAKKKDFKSSLSLASSTVGLAGQVVHTETTEVTLLGDGIMGFGLQLQGGVFATETLSSPPLIAYIDPDSPAERCGILQIGDRILSINGVPTEDSTLEETNQLLRDSSITAQLTLEIEFDVAESVIPSSGTFHVKLPKKPGVELGITISSPSNRKPGDPLIISDIKKGSVAHRTGTLELGDKLLAIDNIRVENCSMEEAVQILQQCEELVKLKIRKDEDNSDEQEVSGSIIYTVELQRYGGPLGITISGTEEPFDPIIISSLSKGGLAERTGAIHVGDRILAINSSSLKGKPLSEAISLLQQAGETVTLKIKKQGELSSPKTCVIGPGLGAGLNLDGQDGEEEPVITVVPPTNQRAFSTLPSVDSAVDSWDGSNMDSSFSTTAPFQSYSFHEWRGVKTTNSQSSARQRANPLSDLGLSDDDWDRPPLGGGSNLPSGKITDSRFSVGHDGTEPDQEENFWSQALEDLETCGQSGILRELEATIMSGSTLSLNHDPTPLRSTLGRQSSFQERNSSKPQVNPRSNTLPSDPQRRAFAMKKMRQEVNDILNQNPVELHKLTLEKASDLEDFGFSVSDGLLDRGVYVNNIRPGGPAERGGLRAYDRILQINHVRTRDFDCCLVVPLIAESPNRLEVVISRNPSSSSTAAPLANHNDGMANSRHSPQPISAELGPTEISVEQVEDCGPIKWNQPGDVLGVGQVTNSSL; this is encoded by the exons atGAAGGGCCGTACACGAAGCACTCGGCCGGGTCGCGACCTCCAGATGGAGCGCTGGCCATCAGGAGGCAGAGTATTCCAG TGACTTGTTTTTCAGATGAGTTTCGGGGCTGCACGGTGGTGGAGCTGATGAAGAAGGAGGGAACGACGCTTGGACTCACCGTTTCAGGAGGAATTGACAAAGACGGAAAGCCTCGGGTTTCAAACCTGCGACAAGGAGGGATTGCTGCCAG GAGCGACCAGCTGAATGTGGGCGACTACATCCGCTCGGTCAACGGCATCAACCTGGCCAAGTTCAGACACGACGAGATCATCAGCCTGCTAAAGAACGTCGGGGAGCGAGTGGTGCTGGAGGTCGAGTACGAGCTGCCGCCTGTCT ccgtgcaggggtcaggggtcatttttaaaaatgtggaactGACGCTTCACAAAGAAGGGAACAGCTTCGGCTTCGTCATCAGAG GAGGAACGCACGAGGACAGGAATAAGACCCGCCCCATCGTCATAACAACCGTCCGGCCGGGTGGACCCGCCGAAAG AGAAGGAACGATCAAGCCGGGCGATCGGTTGCTAAGCATCGATGGGATTCGTCTCCATGGCAGCACGCTGTCGGAGGCCATGAGCATCCTGAAGCAGTGCGGCCAGGAAGCCACGCTGCTGATCGAGTACGACGTGTCGGTGATGG ACTCGGTTGCCACGGCGTCGGGGCCCCTGCTGGTTGAGGTTGCCAAGGCGGCAGGATCCAGTCTGGGCGTGGCTCTGTCCACCTCCATGTTCTGCAGCAAGCAGGTCATCATCATCGACAAAGTCAAACCAGCCAGCATAGCAGACAG GTGTGGCGCTCTTCATGCCGGGGATCACATCCTGTCTGTCGACGGGAAGTCGATGGAGTTCTGTTCTCTGGCTGAAGCCACTCAGCttctctctgcttcctgtcaAACCGTCCGCATGGAGATTCTGCCACAACACCAGGCCCGACCGGCCCTGAACGCACCGCAGCACG ctctcaGCCACTCGTTCTCTCCCGGCTCCATGTCGGCCTACAGCCTGTCGTCCCTCAACATGAGCACTCTGTCCAGGAACATGTATCCCACGAGTCCGCGCAGCACCATGATGAGGAGGAAGGCCAAGAAGAAGGACTTCAAAAGCTCCT TGTCTCTGGCCTCCAGCACGGTCGGCCTCGCCGGTCAGGTGGTCCACACGGAAACCACAGAGGTCACGTTGCTAGGCGATGGCATCATGGGGTTTGGCCTGCAGCTCCAAGGCGGAGTCTTTGCGACAGAGACGCTGTCGTCACCGCCGCTCATCGCCTACATTGACCCAGACAGCCCTGCAGAGAG gTGTGGCATCCTGCAGATCGGTGACAGGATCCTGTCGATTAACGGCGTCCCGACTGAAGACTCGACCTTGGAGGAAACCAACCAGCTGCTCAGAGACTCGTCCATCACGGCGCAGCTCACGCTGGAGATCGAGTTTGACGTGGCAG aGTCCGTCATTCCCAGTTCGGGGACATTCCATGTGAAACTCCCAAAAAAACCAGGAGTGGAGCTGGGAATTACCATCAGCT CTCCGTCCAACAGGAAACCAGGCGACCCTCTGATCATCTCTGACATCAAGAAAGGCAGCGTCGCTCACAG GACGGGAACCTTGGAGCTGGGAGACAAGCTGCTGGCCATCGATAACATCCGGGTGGAGAACTGCTCCATGGAGGAGGCCGTGCAGATCCTCCAGCAGTGCGAGGAACTCGTCAAACTCAAGATCCGCAAAGACGAAGACAACTCTG ATGAGCAGGAAGTGTCCGGCAGCATCATCTACACAGTGGAACTGCAGAGGTACGGTGGCCCATTAGGCATCACCATCTCAGGCACCGAGGAGCCCTTTGACCCCATCATCATCTCCTCGCTGAGCAAAGGAGGGCTGGCTGAGAG GACGGGGGCGATCCACGTGGGCGACCGCATCCTGGCgatcaacagcagcagcctgaAGGGGAAGCCTCTGAGCGAAGCCATCAGTCTGCTGCAGCAGGCGGGAGAGACGGTCACTCTGAAGATCAAGAAGCAAGGAGAGC TGTCGAGCCCAAAGACCTGTGTGATTGGTCCAGGCCTGGGGGCGGGGCTTAACCTGGATGGCCAGGATGGGGAGGAGGAGCCTGTCATCACTGTGGTGCCTCCGACCAATCAGAGAGCGTTCAGCACGCTGCCGTCAGTGGACAGCGCCGTGGACTCCTGGGACGGGTCCAACATGGACAGCAGCTTCTCCACCACAG CTCCTTTTCAGTCATACAGCTTCCATGAGTGGCGCGGCGTCAAGACGACCAACAGCCAATCGTCCGCCAGGCAGAGAGCCAATCCGCTGTCGGATCTGGGACTGAGCGACGACGACTGGGACCGCCCGCCGCTCGGAGG TGGCTCTAATCTGCCCAGCGGAAAAATCACTGACAGCAG GTTCTCCGTGGGTCACGACGGAACCGAACCCGACCAGGAGGAGAACTTCTGGTCTCAGGCGCTGGAGGACTTGGAGACGTGCGGTCAGAGCGGCATCTTACGAGAGCTGGAG GCAACCATCATGTCGGGCTCCACGCTCAGCCTGAACCATGACCCCACGCCGCTGCGCAGCACGCTGGGTCGCCAGTCCAGCTTCCAGGAGCGAAACAGCTCCAAACCGCAG GTCAACCCGCGATCCAACACCTTGCCCTCTGACCCCCAACGCAGAGCCTTTGCGATGAAAAAGATGAGGCAAGAAGTGAACGACATCCTAAACCAGAACCCTGTGGAACTCCATAAG CTCACCTTGGAGAAGGCCTCAGACCTGGAGGATTTCGGATTCAGTGTCTCCGACGGACTGTTGGATCGTGGCGTTTACGTAAATAACATCCGACCAGGTGGGCCGGCCGAACGGGGCGGCCTCCGTGCCTATGACCGAATACTACAG ATTAACCACGTCCGGACCAGGGACTTCGACTGCTGCCTCGTCGTTCCTCTCATCGCAGAGTCTCCAAACCGGCTGGAAGTGGTCATCAGCCGAaacccctcctcttcctccaccgCCGCCCCGCTGGCCAACCACAACGACGGCATGGCCAACAGCAGGCACTCCCCTCAGCCAATCAGCGCTGAACTGGGGCCGACAGAGATCTCTGTGGAACAGGTGGAAGACTGCGGTCCGATCAAGTGGAACCAACCGGGAGACGTGTTGGGGGTGGGGCAGGTCACCAACAGCTCCTTATAG